Genomic segment of Ostrinia nubilalis chromosome 22, ilOstNubi1.1, whole genome shotgun sequence:
ggagaccctaatcgcgcgcgattttttgcgatatttttcacaatttctattgtaaaaaattacctatcgatagcttactttattctgatgaataaatgtcattacaagtttttctctaaaactgatagtttggctagaaaaaaatattttctatccacgcagtacgccggaagcgttcggatcggatatagtgacgtcatcggtcccgcgccgggcggtcagtgaacttttttagtaatttggccataacttcgtcaatttttgtcgtagaacaaaaatttttggactgtatattaaggatttcttagacctataaatctgcattcacagctaaaaatcgaaatgatcctcattggaaaccacaacttttttaataataatcaaatgcgtgaacacaaaaaaaaactaaaaattaaaaaaaagttgtacccttgggggtgaaatattttcttcaaattcgcatgaaaccacccttttgataatacctattcaacaaaaaaataatcgttcaaattggttcataatcggcggagatattgcgtataaaaaagtacatccccaattttccacccttgggggtgaaatattttcttaaaattcgcatgaaaccacccttttgataatacctattcaacaaaaaaataatctttcaaattgatttataatcggcggagatattgcgtataaaaaagttcatccccaattttccacccttgggggttgttttttctattattaaatttaaatgggaccacccttgaggtattacctatacgccgaaaaaagatttgttcaaatcggttcataattggcggagttatcgcgtaacaaacatagaaaaaaaaaaaacatacgggtcgaattgagaacctcctccttttttgaagtcggttgaaaagacccttcattctggtcttaaaaacttaattttaaattacctgtaaattaagatttttgttcgcattgtaattgtaaaaagtagtttgattgagttgacaaaatagtgacgtcacttgcttgtagtgccatacaaaatctatgggagagtttcgttttgacagttttaaaaagtacgtcaattgattggtggtgtcaacatgtctattacacgcgagcgataaggatgggtagcttggggtcattggacaaaagtctacgtgctcccggaccagactatagatctataaataaggtaaaaaataaaaattaccagCTTCCGTAGCCTTCAGCAGTTCCTTCTCTGCCTCCTCACGTCTCTCTGCTCTCTTGTCCAGCTGGTGAGACTTCAGCTGAGGTGGCTTCCCGTCAAACACGTACACTGGCTTGATACCGTTCTCTACGAGCCGGATTGTGCGGTAGAATGTGCCCATGAGATGAGACGTGGTCTCTCCATCTGCTGCGATCAGTTGTGACCCTGGAGAAAGGAATGAGTTTGTTTGTATTATCAAATATTAAGCATAGAGGAGTAAGTAAagtagtggtgactgagtttgttctggcgtttcttttcagcacttgccatatatCAGCCTCGAAGCATTGgaagggcccaaaagataacgagacatgtaaagtgctccCCTAAGGAATACCTTTTGAttttcataagtgccaaaatactggtaaaaattgaataaatgtttttgatttgatttgattaagaGAAAACCTTTGTAAATAGCTTATCAGGCCTAGTATATACAGTGGTTCATTAAGCTTCCCGTTGCTTACATATTTAATAGCCCACATATTGAAGAAAGATGTTACTTCCTCTGATCTTACAGCGACTTAGCAATAAACATTGTCTTCCAGTCAACTACAAGGAATTGTTTACCTTCACTTCTGACAGCAATCAGGAACTGGTACAAGCTCATGGACGCATCAATCGCAATTTTTCTTCCTGAGAAAAGGGAAACCAATGATAATGATAGAACATAACCTAAATTGGATGCCAAATAGTAATTAATCAAGATTTGTTTATAAACTAGTTGTGAATAAGCAGGATTATGTCGGTTTCAGAGATTTCATTCTTAAGTTAGTATTGTAAAACGAAAAGCATTTTAGTATCATAGAACATGGACGGCTGGCATTGCATTGCATTTTATGTGCATTTAAAGGACGTCTAACAATGGGAAAGGTATGCATGACCTTttataatagaaaaataatagtttaaaatgcAATTTAGGTACATTTGGTaagttaaattaagaaaatattgaactcaccaaaataatttttaatttccaTTTCTTTCACAGCCTGAGGAGCTATGTCCGCTATTAACTTAGATAAACCTAAAATACCCATTCTGAAGATTTATCAGTAACAATTAAACCAATAACTTGTTTtctttacaaattaaaacataaaagcCCAAGCTGTACAACAGCAACAGAACAGAGGAATTTGGCGGGAGATTTTTGACACAAGCACAAGCATGGAAAAAGGACAGCTGATGAGCTGACTGATTTTGACATTAGTGTTGTCCTATGCAATCGATTACTACAATTAATAGTTGAATCGATATATTTATAACAAACTTGATCTTTTAACTTAATACCTCGTTTAGTGTAGATcgggtatattattatgttttacgTATTTCAATCAATAGCAAGCATGTTTGGTACTTacctgtattattatttaaatcgaaCTGCACAGTGAGCAGTAACTAAACTTTTCTGGTCaaacaacattttttattaattcactCACTGTTGTTGTCACTGTCAtctgtattacttttctctatgctgTCATCTTTGTCAAGTAACATTGAGTAACAAGAGCAAGCAAGGCAGCGCCCAATTAtttatcttttgttttaattaagtaatttaacaaAATGGGAAACTATTTTTCTATCAATATGGAAGAAAATTTCAAGAAAAATCAAGAGTTTATtcaaacaataaacaaaattaaggtatattttaattcatttattaaTCATTATCATGAAGACACATTTTGTACCtcacattaatattaattaaaattttattttagatgGAGAGACAAATACAATTGCAATATCAAATGCAAGAACGACAAATGGCGATGCAAATTGCTAAAAATAGGGACACTTGTCTCTGGCTAACTGTTTTTTCAATCACTGCAGCTACAGCCTTGTTTACTGGGTAAGTCTATATTTTTACaaggttttatttaatttttatctgtaggtacttaatagTGTCTGATTAAATagcaaacaaataaacttaTGTCTAAAGTAAATTTGAATAGACCATGACTTtatcacaaaaagtaaaaaaaaaacttttcttgCATGTTTgctctataaataataaaaagataataatgttTAAGAACTATCCTTTAATCAGTTCAAGAGGACATGGCATAAGTGACTTGTCGCGCGATATTTCTACTCTCTCCGAGAAAATTTATGATACAAGGAGAATCAgcaataagtaattaatttattcttaTCGTTGTTTTTATTCtaacaattattaataattaaatctgGTATCTCAATTAAGTAGTATCACGATTCGTttttaatacatttcaaattaaCTGCTGTATGTTTAACCAATGAATTTATATTTGCATGCTATTGTTTATGGCTGGATAAGTGatcattattttgatattttaatctTTTACAAACCCTATTTAAAATCAACTAAACATTTCTctttctattttattaattgttcctttaatttattacctttaaaattatttatttttttaagaatgtCTCCACTATGTTCACCACCCTTCTATTTTTGGGTTTA
This window contains:
- the LOC135082760 gene encoding plasminogen receptor (KT): MGNYFSINMEENFKKNQEFIQTINKIKMERQIQLQYQMQERQMAMQIAKNRDTCLWLTVFSITAATALFTGSRGHGISDLSRDISTLSEKIYDTRRISNNFRRTKRAYFLVPLVPLTFTTLYYWDLAYGNKMHRIRMEAEHIMTHEADMLEWPCGLPSPSSIDLGRLEDEEKKKIHPPLL